In one window of Halomarina pelagica DNA:
- a CDS encoding MFS transporter, translated as MVLGTDRRVLTLALARMADALGNSFLIIVLPLYIESGQVDVTGLVGRSVLGIELTLPLLVGLVLSLFGFLNSFGQPITGRLSDRTGQRRAFVLVGLALFGVASAAYPFVSGYAAVLATRALQGLGAAFTIPATVALVNEFAADDAERGGNFGVFNTFRLVGFGFGPIVAGLVIEGGPYATPLGGLTGFNAAFAVAVLGAAVSFALVSLLIEDPERTAAAASDDLSFRVFDRSGRGAFDPVFVLGVGTLFMAVTIALFATLQDTITTRLGEGEFLFSVQFAAVVIANVLFQVPIGRASDRYGRKPFLLAGFALLAPSVALQGYVPALAPGIERAIPALDGVAGPGLMLAARLLQGVSVALVFAPALALAGDLAGEGRSGTTLSVLTTAFGLGIAIGPLASGFLVRFGFPTPFVVGGALALAGLALTYSQVEESLPGSEARRDAVPQDD; from the coding sequence ATGGTTCTCGGTACCGACCGTCGCGTGTTGACGCTGGCGCTCGCGCGGATGGCCGACGCGCTCGGCAACTCGTTTCTCATCATCGTCCTCCCCCTGTACATCGAGAGCGGGCAGGTGGACGTCACCGGCCTCGTCGGACGGTCCGTCCTGGGGATCGAACTGACGCTCCCACTGCTCGTCGGTCTCGTCCTGTCGCTGTTCGGCTTTCTGAACAGCTTCGGACAGCCGATCACGGGTCGGCTGTCCGATCGGACCGGACAGCGCCGGGCGTTCGTGCTGGTCGGGCTGGCGCTGTTCGGGGTCGCGAGCGCCGCCTACCCGTTCGTGAGCGGTTACGCGGCGGTCCTCGCCACGCGGGCGCTGCAGGGCCTCGGCGCGGCGTTCACCATCCCCGCGACGGTCGCGCTCGTCAACGAGTTCGCCGCGGACGACGCCGAGCGCGGCGGCAACTTCGGCGTGTTCAACACGTTCCGCCTCGTCGGGTTCGGGTTCGGCCCGATCGTCGCGGGACTCGTCATCGAGGGGGGTCCGTACGCGACGCCGCTCGGGGGGCTGACCGGGTTCAACGCCGCCTTCGCGGTCGCGGTGCTCGGGGCCGCCGTGAGCTTCGCCCTCGTGTCGCTGCTCATCGAGGACCCCGAGCGGACGGCCGCGGCGGCGTCGGACGACCTCTCGTTTCGGGTGTTCGACCGGAGCGGGCGGGGGGCGTTCGATCCGGTGTTCGTCCTCGGCGTGGGCACGCTGTTCATGGCGGTCACCATCGCCCTGTTCGCGACGCTTCAGGACACGATCACGACGAGGCTCGGGGAGGGGGAGTTCCTCTTCAGCGTCCAGTTCGCCGCCGTCGTCATCGCCAACGTGCTCTTCCAGGTCCCGATCGGGCGGGCAAGCGACCGCTACGGCCGCAAGCCGTTCCTCCTCGCGGGGTTCGCCCTGCTCGCCCCCTCGGTGGCCCTCCAGGGGTACGTTCCGGCGCTCGCGCCCGGCATCGAGCGGGCGATCCCCGCTCTCGACGGGGTGGCGGGGCCGGGGCTGATGCTCGCCGCTCGCCTCTTGCAGGGCGTGAGCGTCGCGCTGGTGTTCGCCCCGGCGCTGGCACTCGCGGGCGACCTCGCGGGCGAGGGGCGCTCCGGGACGACGCTCTCGGTGCTCACCACCGCCTTCGGGCTGGGGATCGCCATCGGCCCGCTCGCGTCGGGCTTCCTCGTGCGGTTCGGCTTCCCGACGCCGTTCGTCGTCGGCGGGGCGCTCGCCCTCGCCGGGTTGGCGCTCACCTACTCTCAGGTCGAGGAGTCCCTGCCGGGCAGTGAGGCGCGGCGCGACGCCGTTCCGCAGGACGACTGA
- the sppA gene encoding signal peptide peptidase SppA, with product MARPNSGERAVARAVVVLAVALVAAVVGFALFVVLPNERTAFGVLLAVLAGVLGARVGGRVASRAFPGYNVAEVAVEGPITRSGRGRFPNRVRGTPADDVVEQIEAAGDDDNAKALLLKLNTPGGEVVPSDDIRAAAAAFDGPTIAYATDTCASGGYWIASGCDELWARETSVVGSIGVIGSRVNAKEFADELGLSYERFAAGRFKDAGAALKEVTEDEREYLQGLIDDYYEHFVERVAEGRDLSPELIRDTEARVYLGERAHELGLVDALGTREDAVDRVEELLGVEASVTTFEPTRSLRERLGRGAESVAYALGAGVASRFDDDVDVRL from the coding sequence ATGGCAAGGCCAAACAGTGGTGAGCGGGCCGTCGCTCGCGCGGTCGTGGTACTGGCGGTGGCGCTCGTCGCGGCCGTCGTCGGGTTCGCCCTCTTCGTCGTTCTCCCGAACGAGCGGACCGCGTTCGGCGTGTTGCTCGCCGTCCTCGCGGGCGTACTCGGCGCGCGCGTCGGGGGTCGCGTCGCGTCGCGGGCGTTCCCCGGGTACAACGTCGCGGAGGTCGCGGTCGAGGGACCCATCACGCGCTCCGGTCGCGGTCGGTTCCCGAACCGCGTGCGGGGGACGCCCGCGGACGACGTCGTCGAGCAGATCGAGGCCGCTGGTGACGACGACAACGCGAAGGCGCTGTTGCTGAAGCTCAACACGCCCGGCGGCGAGGTCGTCCCGAGCGACGACATCCGCGCGGCCGCGGCGGCGTTCGACGGGCCGACGATCGCCTACGCGACGGACACCTGCGCGAGCGGTGGCTACTGGATCGCGAGCGGGTGCGACGAGCTGTGGGCGCGCGAGACGAGCGTCGTCGGCTCCATCGGCGTCATCGGCTCGCGGGTGAACGCGAAGGAGTTCGCCGACGAACTCGGCCTCAGCTACGAGCGCTTCGCCGCCGGGCGGTTCAAGGACGCCGGCGCGGCGCTCAAGGAGGTCACCGAGGACGAGCGCGAGTACCTGCAGGGGCTCATCGACGACTACTACGAGCACTTCGTCGAGCGGGTCGCGGAGGGGCGGGACCTCTCGCCGGAGCTGATCCGCGACACCGAGGCGCGCGTCTACCTCGGGGAGCGGGCGCACGAGCTGGGTCTCGTGGACGCCCTCGGCACGCGCGAAGACGCCGTCGACCGCGTCGAGGAACTCCTCGGCGTCGAGGCGAGCGTCACGACGTTCGAACCCACGCGGAGCCTCCGAGAGCGCCTCGGTCGCGGCGCGGAGTCGGTCGCCTACGCCCTCGGCGCGGGCGTCGCCAGCCGGTTCGACGACGACGTGGACGTCAGGCTGTAG
- a CDS encoding DUF373 family protein encodes MGTLVLCIDRGGSVDLDVPLVGEEAVADLVTEVGVEDPEDSHVNCLLEGLKVARDLRADGDEPIVAVLSCVGNTVEANRALAAQVDDLVEAYRPDGAVVVVDSAEDEQTLPIIESRVRVDAVDRVIVRQARDIESTYYLLKQVLADEELRKTVLVPVGVALLAFPALLAAADSVTVAVAVVAGVIGVFFLYKGLGVDDALAGLPREIQTAFYAGRVSVVTYVVGVGLALVGVFLGAIGTSGLSDPVLMALEFVHESVPWFALGALAAAMGRLIDEWLANDRVRSSFMNLPFGVVGLGFVVRGFTGFFLERAGVIDRVRVPRLVLGPVSVDGFALTAGTRLAVFIVLGLLISVLGVGISSYVSGASVEEVEGRA; translated from the coding sequence GTGGGAACGCTGGTACTGTGTATCGACCGCGGCGGGAGCGTCGATCTGGACGTCCCGCTGGTCGGCGAGGAGGCGGTCGCCGATCTCGTGACCGAGGTGGGCGTCGAGGACCCCGAGGACAGCCACGTGAACTGCCTGCTGGAGGGGTTGAAGGTCGCGCGCGACCTGCGAGCCGACGGCGACGAGCCGATCGTCGCCGTGCTGTCCTGCGTCGGAAACACCGTGGAGGCCAACCGCGCGCTCGCCGCCCAGGTCGACGATCTGGTCGAGGCCTACCGGCCCGACGGTGCCGTCGTCGTCGTGGACAGCGCCGAGGACGAGCAGACGCTCCCCATCATCGAGAGCCGGGTCCGCGTCGACGCCGTCGACCGGGTCATCGTCCGGCAGGCGCGCGACATCGAATCGACCTACTACCTGCTGAAGCAGGTGCTCGCGGACGAGGAACTCCGCAAGACCGTCCTCGTCCCGGTGGGCGTGGCGCTCCTCGCCTTCCCCGCGCTGCTCGCGGCGGCCGACAGCGTCACCGTCGCCGTCGCGGTCGTCGCCGGCGTCATCGGCGTGTTCTTCCTCTACAAGGGCCTCGGCGTCGACGACGCGCTCGCGGGCCTCCCCAGGGAGATCCAGACGGCCTTCTACGCCGGGCGCGTGTCCGTCGTCACCTACGTCGTGGGCGTCGGCCTGGCGCTCGTCGGGGTGTTCCTCGGGGCCATCGGCACCTCGGGTTTGTCGGATCCGGTGTTGATGGCCCTCGAGTTCGTCCACGAGAGCGTTCCGTGGTTCGCCCTCGGGGCGCTCGCGGCCGCCATGGGTCGGCTCATCGACGAGTGGCTCGCCAACGACCGCGTCCGGAGTTCGTTCATGAACCTCCCGTTCGGCGTCGTCGGCCTCGGGTTCGTCGTCCGCGGGTTCACCGGCTTCTTCCTCGAACGGGCGGGCGTGATCGACCGTGTCCGCGTCCCCCGGCTCGTCCTCGGTCCCGTCTCGGTCGACGGCTTCGCGCTCACGGCCGGGACGCGCCTCGCGGTGTTCATCGTCCTCGGCCTGCTCATCAGCGTCCTCGGCGTCGGCATCTCGTCGTACGTGAGCGGGGCGAGCGTCGAGGAGGTCGAGGGGCGCGCCTGA
- a CDS encoding diphthine--ammonia ligase, translated as MQPRPWVSLFSGGKDSSWALHRALEAGHPVERLVTVHPAGDSYMYHVPATDLAELAAESVGIPLVSVRPADFGADDVADAGAQGDAELEPLEAALRDLAADLGGIGGVTAGAVESTFQTDRIRAMCDRLDAELFAPLWRRDPHDLADAMLDAGFEVLIVQVAAAGLDESWLGRTLDADALADLEALNDRYGVHVLGEGGEFETLVVDAPHMERRIELEYETEWDGTRGRLQIEDAWLA; from the coding sequence ATGCAACCGCGACCGTGGGTCAGCCTCTTCTCCGGCGGCAAGGACTCCTCGTGGGCCCTCCATCGCGCGCTCGAAGCGGGCCACCCCGTCGAACGCCTCGTCACCGTCCACCCGGCGGGCGACTCCTACATGTACCACGTCCCCGCCACGGACCTCGCGGAACTCGCCGCCGAGTCGGTGGGTATCCCCCTCGTCTCCGTGCGACCGGCGGACTTCGGCGCGGACGACGTCGCCGACGCGGGCGCGCAGGGCGACGCCGAACTCGAACCGCTCGAAGCCGCCCTGCGCGACCTCGCGGCCGACCTCGGCGGCATCGGCGGCGTCACCGCCGGCGCGGTCGAGAGCACCTTCCAGACCGACCGCATCCGGGCGATGTGCGACCGCCTCGACGCGGAGCTGTTCGCCCCCCTCTGGCGGCGCGACCCCCACGACCTCGCGGACGCCATGCTCGACGCCGGCTTCGAGGTCCTGATCGTCCAGGTCGCGGCGGCCGGCCTCGACGAGTCCTGGCTCGGGCGTACGCTGGACGCCGACGCCCTCGCGGACCTCGAGGCGCTCAACGACCGCTACGGCGTCCACGTCCTCGGCGAGGGCGGCGAGTTCGAGACGCTGGTCGTGGACGCGCCGCACATGGAGCGACGGATCGAACTGGAGTACGAGACGGAGTGGGACGGGACGCGGGGGCGGTTGCAGATCGAGGACGCGTGGCTAGCGTAG
- a CDS encoding transcription factor S, with protein sequence MKFCDECGSMMHSDGETWECRSCGHTEARDRAQEAKMTTTQGQEKSEIVDVSDAEDRGLPTTTVVCPNCGNDTAYWYMQQIRSADESETRFLVCTECEHKWREDDH encoded by the coding sequence ATGAAGTTCTGTGACGAGTGCGGCTCGATGATGCACTCGGACGGCGAGACGTGGGAGTGTCGCTCCTGTGGCCACACGGAGGCCCGCGACCGCGCTCAGGAGGCGAAGATGACGACGACCCAGGGCCAGGAGAAGAGCGAGATCGTCGACGTCAGCGACGCCGAGGACCGCGGCCTGCCGACCACGACCGTCGTCTGCCCGAACTGCGGCAACGACACCGCCTACTGGTACATGCAGCAGATCCGCTCGGCCGACGAGTCGGAGACCCGCTTTCTCGTCTGCACCGAGTGCGAGCACAAGTGGCGCGAAGACGATCACTAA